In Hemiscyllium ocellatum isolate sHemOce1 chromosome 2, sHemOce1.pat.X.cur, whole genome shotgun sequence, a single window of DNA contains:
- the s100z gene encoding protein S100-Z: MPSQLEGAMDSLIHVFHNYSGKEGDKYKLNKGELKDLLQSELGNFLASQKDPSLVDNIMKDLDSNKDNEVDFNEFVILVAALTVACNEFFEEQLRKEGKGK; encoded by the exons ATGCCATCGCAGCTGGAGGGTGCCATGGATTCACTGATCCACGTCTTTCACAATTATTCTGGAAAAGAGGGAGATAAGTACAAACTCAACAAGGGCGAACTGAAGGACCTTCTGCAAAGTGAACTGGGAAATTTCCTGGCG TCTCAGAAGGACCCATCTCTCGTGGACAATATTATGAAAGATCTTGATTCCAACAAGGACAATGAGGTGGATTTCAATGAATTTGTTATTTTAGTTGCAGCTCTGACCGTTGCCTgcaatgagttttttgaagagcagCTTAGAAAAGAAGGGAAAGGCAAGTAG